The stretch of DNA TCATCTGATGGCTTTTATTAAACCAAATGATTTTCAACAGatctgaagaaattaaaaatattactcacaacctagaaaaaaaagtcattttctaaaattcagCTATTCAGAGAAAACTTGATCAGTCAAGTGTGAACATTTATAATTGTTTCTgctaatctttttttcccctccccacacaTATGCTGTCAGCATCACCAGTGAtggtaaataaaagcaaagcatccAATCCTACTAATCTGCAGCAGGAGTGAGAACGAGTTTCAGTAGCACTACGCTGGCCTGATGGATTTCACAAGCCAGACTGGGATGTGCAAAATGGGTCTGCTAACGCACCCAGCACATCCCCTGTGGCTGAGAGCACCAGTAGGATGTGCAGGCAGGGCCTGACTCTGCTTCAAGATAACCATTCCTGGTGAAGATGTGAAGGCATCTGAACAAATAACTCCTTTGTAATTGTCCATCTCTTGCTGGTCCGATCCCCAGAGGCCTGATCTAGAGCAGCAGTATGCTCCAGCAATACTAAATGAATCTGGAAATGGCAAACTGCCCCAGACACAACCCCATGCCAGTACCTAGACCCGCTCAGTGCTAATGGCTGTCCCTACGCTGCCAAGCATGCTGAAATGGGATTGCAGTAACTAACAGAGCAGAACACCACCAAATGCCTTCTGACAACTGATCCACCATGCGACTCGAGCATGGGCATTATGCTGGCGCTGCTCTGACAGGCCGGGTCTGCAGGGGAAGCCTTCCCCTCCGACAGCACTGCTGCACGGAGAGATCCAGGTGAGCAGCCAAGCTGTGAGTGAGGAGACTGACCCAAAGCCAGGCCCTTCTGGCCAGCCCcaagaaatatgttttccaaCACTATTGACTTAATATAGAATAGTAGCCACATCACAGAAACCTTACGTTTACAGGGAGAGCAGAAGGAAGACGTACAATTTGTCTAACCTCAAGACTACagttttctgggaaaaaaatccttataaCCCCACTGACAATGTtgacattttggaaaaatatatcaacttaaaccagaaaaaaatcaaattcaagcTGTCACTAACTTCCTGTGTGAACTATAGATCAGATGCCATATGCTTTCACTCTGATCTCTAGTTAAAGCTTTCTGCCTGGCGTGTCCTTTCCTTTCAGTAGGAGACTGGGCCGCACGATAGCTCAGGTGTTTCATAGGAAACATCCAGACAGTCCTATGGGTAAAGGAGCACTTGAACCACATCTCCCATGAGATTTGTAATGCCATTTGAAAAGATATTCAAGGGTTTGATTCTCCCAATGAAATCTCAGAACAGAGTAAAATTTTTAAAGGtacatttaattgaaaatgcaacttttcaaatattatcACTGACAATTTTCCAGTTAGTTCTGATACTGTGCAGAAGTTAACTCAGTATGAAATAACAGCACGTGGTACAACAGGCAGAAAGCCAGGAGGGAAGAATCAAATCCATGCCTGTGGGACCTTCACAAGAGTAAAGAGTACTAAAAAGGACAAGGCCACGTTAATAGTTCTGACAacaaattttttcttctgctccaggAAAAATAAGTGTCCACATTAATACTCAGCCTTGCTGACAGAGTCTTTACTCTTGCTCAGCAAAATAAGCTTTAAGTTATAATGCAAGATCTCTTGGGTAGCAAAACAGGTCTAAAAGCCtctgcagaactgttttttcaGCATCAAATCCAGTGGTATTTTCTCAGCACTGGGGACTCCACTGCAAACTATGAAGTCTCCTAATCAGACAGTGACCAAAATCCCCCCAGGTCCCCAGGCCTCAGTGAAAATGCTAAACTTTTGTCCCTTCCTTGAATCCATTCTCCCTCAGACACAGCCCAGAATCACAATAACTGGTAATATCCAATGGTGGTGACTCCTGAAAAAAGATTTCAGCCCAATTTGAGTTCCAGGGtcttctggagcagcagcaggatctTCTCCCAGAGCAACTCCTTTTAGCAATGCTGGCAATAGAGCCCTCTCTATTATTAAAGACCTCTAGTCAGGCCAGGCGGGCGTTGCAAATCTTACCCCACTCCTCAGAGACTTCTTTGTAAGCCTAAACTTGTTGGTCTGTCCTAAGGGTTGGACTGGTAAATGCACAAAATGCATTGGTTTCATGCACTTTTGTCTCATCAGCATCTCTTTCAACTCCCTTCTGCAGGACTGGCTGTTGCAgtaatttctgtgctttcaggaaATAGAAATCAGCCATCCTTGTGCTTTAAATAGACTAGAGAGGCCGGCTGAATTATACTTGTTTGTAGGAGCTAGGAGTTGGCGAGACTGGAAAACAACTTGAAAGGAAGTAAATTATGAGAGcaaatgctgtgatttttttattttaaacaatagaTCCTCAGTTCACCCTGGGAAAAATTCTCAGGGCATAAAAGTTTGGTAGCTGCCGGAACACCCACAGCTGGCACAGCAAGATGCTACAAGAacacagtgctgcagccagaTGTGAGTTGCTACTGAAAtagccctgccagcagcatcaGATCCCTGGAAATGGAGCTGGGCAAACTTGGCTGTGTAGACAAAGTCTCTGCCTTGGATTTCCTCACTGCATTAATGCAGTTATAGAGAGCAACTATACCATTTGATACCCACTTTCCACCCAAATCTCCCTGAGGTTTAATATCTTCTCTCCCCATCTCTCCTCTCTGAATTAAACAGGGATCGCTTCTCAGATTGGTTATTTGCTTTGATGCGACAGACACAgtggtttattttaaagaggCATTCCACATTCTTACGCTTTTACAGCAGAAACCCTCAACAATTCTACCTCCCACCTTGACCAGGGGTAGATGTCAGGAAGAGTTTCCCATCCCTGGGCAGTGACTCATTCTGTGAGTCAGCTCAGTTCCTCTCCTCCAGGAGCAATCCGGGGTACCAGCTAACACACTATCCAGCAGCATACCTGCAGAAGGGTGCCTCTGCTGAATCGATTCTGCTTATGGATTCAGATGAGGTCAGAAGAGACCTTCAGCAATGCACACAtctgcattaaataaaataacccaTGTAGGAATCACATAATCACCCATACTTCTCTGGGTGATAAAACACGCACTTAAAAGGATATTGCTCCTAAAAATAATGGATTGCCTAAAGAACCTACAAGTAGCAGAGATTAAACATTATGGAAAATAAGTACGCAtaattttcactttgctttgtGCCAGTGAGAGACAGGAAGTGTTTGGACAGAGGAAAAAGTTGGGATAGAAACAGTCTGTTCTGCCATTTGTCTGGTCTTCCACATTAAcggaggaaatatttttatgactgGGAAATAACTGAGACAAGAGCAGTGTCTGGACCTCTTAAGAGATATTTCAAGTGGACAGTGTTCATTCaccactgtttctttttcttttgttaagaTCTGTTTCTATCGTCTAGCATCTTAGCAAGAAACATTCATGGGCTAAATTAAGATGGAGATTAGGGTTCTCCTGCTCACAGCTGTTACCCGAGCCGTGACATCTCCAGCAGGTTTATTTCCCTCCAAGAACACATCACAGATATTCTGTTTCCACTTGAACCCAAGTTTCTCCATGCTCAGGGCAGCAGTCAGCAGTGTCTAACactgtttgttttgcaggtgGTCGATGATGCTGGCAGTAAATATAAACCCAGATGAGGAGCGGCAAAAGCAATGGAGGGACCAACCCCAGAGCCCGTGTACGTTGATGTGGACAAGGGACTGACACTAGCATGTTTCgtcttcctctgccttttcttgATTGTGATGATCATTCGCTGTGCAAAAGTCATCATGGACCCCTACAGCGCCATCCCTACGTCTACATGGGAGGAGCAGCATCTCGATGACTGAAAGGACTTCGCTAGACAGAGCCATAAAATGCTGCAATCTAGGCCTTCCCCTACCTGGAAGGCAAACACAAAGCCATTTTCAGACATGCAGGGCAACTGCAGTATCTTTAAGAGCACGTAGATCAGATGATTCTTGCTCAACAGATCAGGATATTGGCAAGCCATTCTGGCAGCACAGTTAATACTATGCAGCAAcacacattttaatgaaaacagtgaTCATTGGAACTCAAGTAGCACAAGACTTTCCAGACTCTTCCTAAAGTAACTCCTGCTTGTAGCACAGTTTGCCCTCTCACTATCTCCCACAAATTCAGGGCTTtgttcagaaaacagaattcggaaaggcaacaaaaatattttcttccctcaaTGTTTGCTTCAAATAACTTCGTGAGTCgttatatttgtgttttgaaaaaggGGCAGGCTTTGCAGTTTTGTAACCCAGAGCACTGAGTAGAAGCACTAAAGCACCATGGCTAAGGAGGGTGCTATGAGGAGATGCATTCTCAATTAACTTGGTTGTGCGCATACACTCCCTACCACACTGCAGTCATATTTCCAGTGATCAGAGTACAGAAGTACTCAAACTATAGTTCCCAATGGGGTCATGGGAACTGActctgcagcctcaccttgcTCTATCCTACTCCTGGAAAACACTAGATGTTTTGTTAC from Oxyura jamaicensis isolate SHBP4307 breed ruddy duck chromosome 10, BPBGC_Ojam_1.0, whole genome shotgun sequence encodes:
- the CTXND1 gene encoding cortexin domain-containing 1, whose amino-acid sequence is MEGPTPEPVYVDVDKGLTLACFVFLCLFLIVMIIRCAKVIMDPYSAIPTSTWEEQHLDD